A single window of Chitinophagales bacterium DNA harbors:
- a CDS encoding sugar transferase — protein sequence MRETKKIGLLFYVLWDYLAALFSWGLFFTYRKIVIENLPISWTYYQDTRFYLGIALIPIGWMVLHTLLGAYSDIYRKSRLVEFQRTFITTTIGVLFLFFVLILDDVVSSYMSYYRSLAVLFGLQFFSTLFGRIILLTRAKKQLEINTIGYNTIILGSDKNAIEVYKEIMGARRSLGYRFVGYVEAADSGENALADYMPKLGDVKDLPQIIQKEAIDEIIIAIEHHEREHIPAIMDLLVDRNVVIKIIPDMYDILAGSVKMNHVLGAILIEIYPELMPQWQKNIKRAIDIFASGTMLFLLLPIYLFTAMRVKLSSPGPIFYSQERIGLNGNPFRIIKFRSMVVDAEKYGPALSSDEDPRMTKWGSVMRKWRLDEIPQFWNVFRGDMSLVGPRPERQFFIDQIIQKAPEYRHLHKVRPGITSWGMVKFGYAENVDQMIQRMKYDLLYIENMSLAIDFKIMIYTVLILLQGKGK from the coding sequence ATGAGGGAGACAAAAAAAATCGGTTTGTTGTTTTATGTATTGTGGGATTACCTTGCCGCCCTGTTCTCTTGGGGTTTGTTTTTCACTTACCGCAAAATTGTCATCGAAAATCTACCAATTAGTTGGACGTATTATCAAGACACTCGTTTTTATTTGGGCATTGCACTCATTCCGATTGGCTGGATGGTACTGCATACATTGTTAGGGGCTTACAGCGATATTTACCGCAAATCAAGGCTGGTGGAGTTTCAGCGCACTTTTATCACAACTACTATCGGCGTATTGTTTCTGTTTTTTGTGTTGATATTAGACGATGTGGTAAGTAGTTATATGAGTTATTATAGGTCATTGGCAGTATTGTTTGGGCTGCAATTTTTTAGTACACTTTTTGGTAGGATTATCCTATTGACAAGAGCCAAAAAACAATTGGAAATCAATACCATAGGCTATAATACGATTATCTTGGGCAGCGACAAAAATGCAATTGAAGTTTATAAGGAAATTATGGGCGCAAGACGTTCTTTGGGTTATCGTTTTGTGGGATATGTAGAAGCAGCGGATAGCGGCGAAAATGCGCTTGCAGATTATATGCCTAAATTGGGGGATGTAAAGGATTTACCTCAAATCATTCAGAAAGAGGCTATTGACGAAATCATTATTGCTATCGAACACCATGAACGAGAGCATATTCCAGCGATTATGGATTTGTTGGTAGATAGAAATGTGGTCATCAAAATCATCCCCGATATGTATGATATATTGGCAGGTTCGGTCAAGATGAACCATGTTTTGGGGGCAATTCTTATCGAAATTTATCCTGAATTGATGCCTCAATGGCAAAAAAATATCAAACGTGCGATAGATATTTTTGCTTCGGGAACCATGCTTTTTTTGCTTTTACCGATTTATCTTTTCACTGCAATGCGGGTAAAATTATCATCTCCTGGTCCTATTTTCTATTCACAAGAACGCATTGGACTCAATGGAAATCCATTTCGCATTATCAAGTTTCGCTCGATGGTAGTAGATGCAGAAAAGTATGGTCCCGCTCTCTCAAGTGACGAAGATCCTCGCATGACAAAATGGGGTAGTGTGATGCGAAAATGGCGATTAGACGAAATTCCGCAATTTTGGAATGTGTTTCGAGGAGATATGTCTCTGGTAGGACCTCGCCCTGAACGTCAGTTTTTTATTGACCAAATTATCCAAAAAGCTCCTGAATACAGACATTTACACAAAGTTCGCCCAGGCATTACTTCTTGGGGAATGGTAAAGTTTGGTTATGCCGAAAATGTCGATCAGATGATCCAACGGATGAAATACGACTTGCTTTACATCGAAAATATGTCTTTGGCGATTGACTTCAAAATCATGATTTATACGGTTTTGATTTTATTGCAGGGAAAAGGGAAGTAG
- a CDS encoding Gfo/Idh/MocA family oxidoreductase, with translation MLKIGVFGVGHLGKIHVKLLQNIEHYELVGFYDPNNFNAEKVSQELGVKRFTDFDELIAAIDVADIVTPTSTHFEVASRAIEARKHIFIEKPLASNMAEARQLVDKVAAKGVKAQVGHVERFNPAFLAVKNIELQPMFIETHRLAMFNPRGTDVSVVLDLMIHDIDVILSIVPSKVKAIHASGVSIVSTTPDIANARIEFENGCVANVTASRLSLKNMRKTRIFQPNAYVSIDFLEKKSEIVRISEAAEKGIGSFEINMGDERGKKYILFEKSDAPPVNSIQMELSLFAESILQNKREEVTIEDGYNAMEIAYRISDAIEERIAEL, from the coding sequence ATGTTAAAAATAGGCGTTTTTGGAGTAGGGCATTTGGGGAAAATTCACGTAAAATTACTTCAAAATATTGAACATTACGAACTTGTAGGATTTTATGATCCAAATAATTTCAATGCTGAAAAAGTAAGTCAAGAGCTTGGAGTCAAACGGTTTACAGATTTTGATGAACTAATTGCTGCGATTGATGTAGCAGATATTGTAACGCCAACCAGCACACATTTTGAAGTGGCAAGTCGAGCGATTGAAGCAAGAAAACACATTTTTATCGAAAAACCCTTGGCGAGCAATATGGCAGAAGCTCGACAATTGGTGGATAAAGTGGCGGCAAAAGGCGTAAAAGCACAAGTTGGTCATGTAGAACGCTTTAACCCAGCTTTTTTAGCAGTGAAAAACATTGAATTACAGCCCATGTTCATCGAAACACACCGCTTAGCAATGTTCAATCCAAGAGGAACGGATGTTTCGGTGGTTTTGGATTTGATGATTCACGATATTGATGTGATACTGAGCATTGTACCTTCAAAGGTAAAAGCAATTCATGCCAGTGGTGTTTCGATTGTTTCTACGACTCCTGACATTGCCAATGCCCGCATTGAATTTGAAAATGGTTGTGTAGCCAACGTGACTGCCAGCCGTTTATCCTTGAAGAACATGCGAAAAACACGAATTTTTCAGCCGAATGCTTATGTAAGCATTGATTTTTTGGAGAAGAAATCGGAGATTGTTCGCATTAGTGAGGCTGCGGAAAAAGGCATCGGTAGTTTTGAAATCAATATGGGAGATGAAAGGGGTAAAAAATACATTCTATTCGAAAAATCGGATGCTCCGCCTGTTAACTCTATTCAAATGGAACTCAGCCTTTTTGCAGAAAGTATCTTGCAAAATAAACGAGAAGAAGTGACCATTGAAGATGGCTACAATGCGATGGAGATTGCTTACCGAATTTCGGATGCGATTGAGGAAAGAATTGCAGAGTTGTGA
- a CDS encoding transposase, producing the protein MNRALIFFKSLINRLLALQLNSIISSVQLDLPFKDIQLLDSTYIKLPDCMSKLFPGTGKKGGKETGNSGYKWHLEYRFLSGDFIGVITCKGTENDAKQSDTHLEEGKIESGILYIRDLGYYNIGDFEKIDQAGASF; encoded by the coding sequence ATGAACAGAGCATTGATTTTTTTTAAATCATTGATTAATAGATTATTAGCTCTTCAATTAAATAGTATAATTTCAAGTGTTCAATTGGATTTACCTTTTAAAGACATTCAATTATTAGACTCTACCTATATAAAATTGCCTGATTGTATGAGTAAATTGTTTCCAGGCACTGGTAAAAAGGGGGGAAAAGAGACAGGTAATTCAGGTTATAAGTGGCACTTAGAATATCGCTTTCTCAGTGGTGATTTTATTGGCGTGATTACCTGTAAGGGAACGGAAAATGATGCAAAACAATCCGATACACATTTAGAAGAAGGCAAAATAGAGAGTGGTATCTTATATATACGAGATTTAGGTTATTATAACATAGGAGATTTTGAAAAAATTGACCAAGCAGGGGCAAGTTTTTAA
- a CDS encoding antibiotic biosynthesis monooxygenase, protein MIANTPKPPYYAVIFSSMRTEIDDNYAEVADKMVELAKVQDGFLGIEFARNELGITVSYWRDLESIKKWKENTDHSIAREKGRKQWYSAFKTRIAFVERDYGFEKE, encoded by the coding sequence ATGATAGCAAACACTCCAAAACCACCGTATTATGCGGTTATTTTTTCATCAATGAGAACCGAGATAGATGATAACTATGCTGAGGTAGCCGATAAGATGGTAGAATTAGCAAAAGTTCAAGATGGTTTTTTAGGAATTGAATTCGCAAGAAATGAACTTGGAATTACTGTTTCATATTGGAGAGATTTAGAGTCAATCAAAAAATGGAAAGAGAATACTGACCATTCGATTGCAAGAGAAAAAGGTAGAAAACAATGGTACAGTGCATTTAAAACAAGAATAGCATTTGTAGAGAGAGACTATGGATTTGAAAAAGAATAA
- a CDS encoding serine hydrolase: MHQDWESQFTNKATPNAYANLLKAFSEGGILNKENTEWLYQAMVKSKTGVKRLKGKLPNVEIAQRAGTSFTSEEGITGSINNVGIIKLPNNRKIYISVFIRNIEGFEKGEELIADIAKTVYDYYSND, from the coding sequence ATGCATCAAGATTGGGAATCTCAGTTTACGAATAAAGCCACCCCAAACGCTTACGCAAATCTTTTGAAGGCCTTTTCTGAAGGTGGAATTCTAAATAAAGAAAACACGGAATGGCTTTATCAAGCCATGGTAAAAAGTAAAACAGGAGTTAAGCGTCTTAAAGGTAAATTACCTAATGTAGAAATAGCACAACGAGCAGGAACTTCCTTTACAAGTGAAGAAGGAATTACTGGATCAATCAATAATGTTGGAATTATCAAATTGCCCAACAACCGAAAAATCTATATATCCGTTTTTATTCGAAATATTGAAGGATTCGAAAAAGGAGAAGAATTGATAGCTGATATTGCTAAAACCGTTTATGACTACTACTCTAATGATTAG
- a CDS encoding serine hydrolase translates to MKQVKIQKIIGLLITTLLVISCSENQYDGALKNSLEKLISNTKADIGLSIIDSRSNKILSINGDKLYPMLSTVKIPIALTVLNKVEKHEFSKDQELFISSEELLENTWSPFRDNFPNGKVTISLEEALTWMVVQSDNNITDVLIRLVGGEEYIEKF, encoded by the coding sequence ATGAAACAAGTGAAAATTCAGAAAATAATTGGCTTATTAATTACAACTCTATTAGTAATTTCTTGTAGTGAAAACCAATATGATGGTGCTTTAAAAAACAGTTTAGAAAAACTAATATCTAATACCAAAGCTGATATTGGTTTATCGATTATTGATTCGAGATCAAATAAAATACTGTCTATAAATGGAGACAAACTTTATCCAATGTTAAGCACAGTAAAAATTCCAATTGCATTGACAGTTTTGAATAAGGTGGAGAAACATGAGTTCTCAAAAGACCAAGAACTCTTTATTTCGAGCGAAGAATTATTAGAAAACACCTGGAGTCCCTTTAGAGATAATTTTCCAAATGGTAAGGTTACTATTTCTTTAGAAGAGGCACTAACGTGGATGGTTGTGCAGAGTGATAATAATATAACCGATGTACTAATTCGATTGGTGGGTGGAGAAGAATACATCGAAAAGTTCTGA
- a CDS encoding RNA polymerase sigma factor, translating into MTSKEYNNCVKLYADRVYRFIIKHVKQEADAKDLVQNAYLVLWNKHADIEVDKARAFLFSVAYNKMVDGFRKMKRVQHWADMPEDSRIVYPTSNDLKEVLDKGLETLPEIQKTVVLLRDYEGYAYQEIAEITQLSEAQVKVYIFRARKKLRFFLSGLVNSD; encoded by the coding sequence ATGACATCTAAAGAGTACAACAACTGTGTAAAACTGTATGCCGATCGGGTGTATCGCTTCATCATAAAGCATGTGAAGCAGGAAGCGGATGCCAAAGATTTGGTGCAGAATGCCTATTTGGTATTGTGGAACAAACATGCCGACATTGAAGTGGACAAGGCGAGGGCATTTTTGTTTTCGGTTGCCTACAACAAGATGGTGGACGGTTTTAGGAAAATGAAGCGGGTGCAACATTGGGCGGATATGCCTGAGGATAGCCGTATTGTTTACCCTACTTCCAACGATTTGAAGGAGGTGTTGGACAAAGGTTTGGAGACATTGCCAGAGATTCAAAAAACGGTGGTTTTGTTGCGGGATTATGAGGGTTATGCTTACCAAGAGATTGCAGAGATTACACAGTTGTCGGAGGCGCAGGTGAAAGTATATATTTTTAGAGCCAGAAAGAAATTGAGGTTTTTTTTGAGCGGTTTGGTGAATAGTGACTAG